Genomic window (Marmota flaviventris isolate mMarFla1 chromosome X, mMarFla1.hap1, whole genome shotgun sequence):
CGCAGCGCCTGCCCGACGTGCAGAGAACCGCGCGCCCATGGAGAGCCTGGGCCGCTCGTGCCTGTGGCTTCGCCGGGAGCTGTCGCCCTCGCGGCCGCGGCTGCTGCTCCTGGACTGCCGCAGCCGCGAGCTGTACGAGTCCGCGCGCATCGGCGGGGCGCTGAGCGTGGCCCTGCCTGCGCTGCTGCTGCGCCGCCTGCGGAGGGGGAGCCTGTCGGTGCGCGCGCTCCTGCCAGGGCCGCCGCTGCAGCCGCCTCCCCCTGCCCCGGTGCTCCTGTATGACCAAGGCGGGGGAAGGCGACGGCGCGAGGGCGAGGCCGAGGCTGAGGAGTGGGAGGCTGAGTCGGTGCTGGGCACCTTGCTCCAGAAGCTGCGGGAGGAAGGCTACCTGGCATACTACCTGCAAGGTAGGTATAGAGTGGACTTGGTGGGCACCTGCCAGGGGAGGACCCCTGCCTAGGGAAGCAAGACCTTGCCTTCCAAGGGGATTCATAATTAATTTGACCTTGAGTAAGCCCCGTCTATTTTGTCTAAAGTGGAGGTGAGACTCCCTCTCCCAACAGCTACTAGGCTGCTTTCAGGGAGGGGAGCCTGATCATGACCTTGGGCAGGTCCTTCACCCTTGAGAAGCCCCAGTTCTTAGTCTAGAAAATGGGGAGAGCTGGGCAGAGCTGACCTAGTTAACAGGATGCTCAAGAACAAAGTCCTACGTTTGGGATCCCTGTGTCTGGCCAACAGCTTCCCCACTTTCCTGGTGCTCCCTGCTCCTCTGTACCTCAAAGGAGGCAGAGGCCAGACAGCAGGAGGGAAAATCCCAGGCCCTGAGATGGTGGGGGAAAATCCTGGAGAAGGTGTGCAGGCAGGAGAAGGCATGAGGACAAGAGACCAGCCTCCCCTGTAGTCAGGGCAGGGCCCTGGATGGGCGAAGTGGAGGCAAGTTGATACAGGTCTGTTGGCCCTGTGCAAGCCAGATGCCCCCTCCCCAGAGGCCCAGTGCAGGGGCAAGGTTCCTGTGAAGCTATAGAGGCAGCTGTCCCCACCTCCTGATCAGTTGGTCACCAAGATAGGTCAGTTGGGCTGTaaagagaatatataaatatagaaagtGTCAGGTTTCCaggtccccacccccagctcaggGAAATGATCGAATCTGTAGACGAAAGAGTTGCTGGCTTCTCAGGACTTTGGAATCATTCAGATGGAATGTCATACTCTCTCCCAAGCTCCCCATTTCTTGGGGTCCCACTTCATCCCTTAGCGTTCTCCTGGCCACACCCGATCAGGAGATGCCCAGGTAGAGAACTGACACCCAgacctttcttcttctttaactGATGACTGCTGTCCTCAGTTGAGCCCTCACATCTGCCTTGGCTCTCAGCCCTGGAGCTCTAAGATCCTCTTGGGTGGCTCTGTCAGGACCCAGCTTCTTGCGTCTCCAGTTGCCACAGTGGGCACTTGTCATCCAGTGCTGCATGAGGATTGCTAGGGCACCCACAGCGTACCACACATGCCCCCCCCAGTGTAAATGAAACGCCCCTTGGCTCTTTTATTCCGTTTGGGGAGATCTGCAAACCCCCTAGGTTGTATAGGGCCAGCTCCCTAACCCCTGCCAGGGGCACTTGGCTGCTCAGGGAGCCAGGTCAGCAGGACCCTTTGCTTCTCCCTCCACAGGTGGCTTCGCCAGATTTCAGGCCGAGTGCCCTCACCTGTGTGAGACCAGCCTCAATGGTGGTGCTGGCTCAAGCATGGCCCCAGTGCCCAGCCCAGTGCCCGTGGTGGGACTGGGTGGCCTGTGCCTGAGCTCCGACTGCTCTGACGCAGAATCTGAGGCTGACCGCGACTCCATGAGCTGTGGCCTGGATTCGGAAGGCACCACGCCTCCCCCAGTGGGGCTGCTGCCATCCTTCCCCGTCCAGATCTTGCCCAACCTCTACCTGGGCAGTGCCCGGGATTCAGCTAACTTAGAGAGCCTGGCCAAGTTGGGCATCCGCTACATCCTCAATGTCACCCCCAACCTCCCTAACCTCTTTGAGAAGAATGGTGACTTTCACTACAAGCAGATCCCCATCTCTGACCACTGGAGCCAGAACTTGTCCCAGTTCTTTCCAGAGGCCATTGCATTCATTGGTGAGTCTGCCttgccctctccttccttcctctccactGCACCTCACCTCTAGCCTCTCCCATGTCTTCTCCCTCTCCTTAAGAGAATTCTTCCCAGGCTTACCTGCCATTGCCAGAGCAGGGATAACCCTTCTAGGGTGGGGGTGGACAGGGCTCAAGCCAGCTCCAGAGCCTGCTAACAAAACCTCCAGGACTCTGAGGGCGGGGGGTGGGCTGCAAGGGCCCTTCTGGAAGACCACCTGGCTATGGTCTCACACTGGTCCTTGGGTCACCGTGGCTCTGCACTCCCCCACCTAGACGAGGCCTTGTCCCAGAACTGCGGGGTGCTCGTCCACTGCCTGGCAGGCGTCAGCCGCTCTGTCACCGTCACCGTGGCCTACCTCATGCAGAAGCTCCACCTCTCGCTCAACGATGCCTACGACCTGGTCAAGAGGAAGAAGTCTAACATCTCGCCCAACTTCAACTTCATGGGGCAGCTGTTGGACTTTGAGCGCAGTCTGCGCTTGGAGGAGAGGCGCTCCCAGGGGCAGGGCAGTGGGGGCCAGGAGTCTGCCACCTCTGACCCCCCCTCCTTTTTTACCACCCCCACCAGCGATGGCGTCTTTGAGCTGGACCCCACATAAGACCATGTGGGACTGGCAGGGCTGGTCCCCACCCATGACCCCACACCCAGTGGGTGCTCTAACCACCCATATAGTAGgggagaaggggggaggggacTCAGCCATaagcaggggggtggggggtgctgggggagGGAAAGCTCAATACCTCACTCGGGGGCGGTGGAGCAAGGCAGGGGCCAGAGCAAAGATCTGCCCTACCCACTCACAGCCTATTAAACGTGCCTAAGGGCCGGCCCCAGGGCCATCGGCCTTACCCGTGCGCTTTCGGGTGGGACCACGCTCCAGAATCTGCCTCTTCTGCGACTGTTACTTTActcttttgggggtggggtggggttccCTATCTGAAGAACCATTGCAGGTGGCTGCCTGTTCCCTGGGGCCCTGGGTGCTCGCCAGCTCAGCTAGGCCCTGGGCCTCCCTGCTATTTCCCCCTTCAGGAAAGTTGTGTGCCACTTCCTTTGCTCCCAGGCCCTTCCCTGTCCCAAATGGCCACTTGTGAGGAGGGACTCACCACCACCAACAGGGCAGTCATCTCCCTGCTTGTCTGTCAAGGGCTTGGGTCTCTTAGGGCTGAGAGCCTCCCAGGAGATGTGGACCCAGAGATGCAACAACTGCCCAGCCTCCACGGGGACAGTCTCTCTGGAGACCTCCACAGGGACAGTCTCTCTGGGTGGCTTCTTACTGCGCCTGGGAGCCACTGGGCGGGTTCCCGGCCACACATCTGGCACCCTGActgtttccttcctcctcccccagaTGTCTTGACAGGATCACTGGGGCTCTTTGTGACTGAGGGTGGTCAAACTGCCACCGGAGGAGATGGGGTCTCAGAGCAAgagctgggaggggagggagggaaggatgaagGCCTTGATTTTGCTGCTGCGGGTCCCACAGCCGTGTTGGGGGGGAGGGGCCAAGCTGCAGACACACACGGTCATTCATTGCAGGCCACACCCCTTGTAGGAAGTGTACGTGTGCGCGCACGTGCACATCCAAGTTCACACATGCACACTAGCCTCCACTTACACGCTCGCCTGGGGCTGGCAGTCCCATCGCCCCCTCAAATCTGGAAGAGGGGCtatgcttgtttgtttttgtaatccACATCATGATTGCTTTCTTTAATTGTTCCTCCTGAATAAACAGTTTATTTAAGATACTGAATAGAGAGGAAAGCTTCTTCATGAGCTCCTTAGAGGGTCTGGGGGAAGGTGGGGAAGGACCTTTTTGCCTGCTCATAGGAGGGCATGCTGTGCTGGCCAGGGACTCAAGTGCCACTTCACATCCTCCATGTCATTTCCCAATCTCTGAGCCCCCATCCCCTCACCACACACCTGAGCTCCCACCCTGCCACACCTGCTAAAGACCAGGACCCATCAGCAAGCCAAACAGAAGAGGTTGGCTCTTAGAGCTGCCTGGAGGGGAAGACTGGACTCAGTGTGAGTCACACAGTATGTATCCATTGCCTCAGACAGCAGGGAAGAGAGGACCCAGATTCAGCCATGAAGTTTGGcaaccaatccccaaaacacaatGTGAATCAGACCCAAGCCCTGCCTCAAGGCAAGCTCCCAGCAGCCCCGGTTAGACACCATCATGAGGTTGACGGGAGCTGTAGGGTGGCCCAAGCAGTGGGAGGACGGGCACTGTCACTGACATAATGTGGAATTTGGACTTTGAAAGCCTAGAGAGGGGCCTGTGGGGGTCTTTGGGCCATCTAAAGTGACAGATGGGGCCTGCCTCTCCATTCAGAACACTGCCAATGCCTTCTCCACAGCAGGCTGGAGATGCTGGTAATACTGCAATTCTGCACCACAGAGATGGCAGAGCGGAAGGGCAGCTGGAGGGTGGGTGGGGAACAAGTGTAGCTTGAGAAAACAGCTTTGTGTCACTACAACAAATACCTGGGCTAATCAACTCAGGAGAGAGAGGGgttattttggctcccagtttctgAGACTCCAGTCTGGGATCATTTGGTGCTGTTGCTTTATACTCATGGTGAGGCCACACATCACAGTGAGAATGTGtcagagcaaaactgctcactcCATGGCCAGGAAGGAAAAGAGCATGTCCCCAATGGACCTAGAGACTGCGTACC
Coding sequences:
- the Dusp9 gene encoding dual specificity protein phosphatase 9, giving the protein MESLGRSCLWLRRELSPSRPRLLLLDCRSRELYESARIGGALSVALPALLLRRLRRGSLSVRALLPGPPLQPPPPAPVLLYDQGGGRRRREGEAEAEEWEAESVLGTLLQKLREEGYLAYYLQGGFARFQAECPHLCETSLNGGAGSSMAPVPSPVPVVGLGGLCLSSDCSDAESEADRDSMSCGLDSEGTTPPPVGLLPSFPVQILPNLYLGSARDSANLESLAKLGIRYILNVTPNLPNLFEKNGDFHYKQIPISDHWSQNLSQFFPEAIAFIDEALSQNCGVLVHCLAGVSRSVTVTVAYLMQKLHLSLNDAYDLVKRKKSNISPNFNFMGQLLDFERSLRLEERRSQGQGSGGQESATSDPPSFFTTPTSDGVFELDPT